A genomic window from Flavobacteriales bacterium includes:
- a CDS encoding translation initiation factor, translated as MAKKKKNKIGVMYSTNSNFEYEYESEEETLDIQDQSLEVWIDKKNRGGKVATIVKGFVGTESDLKDLGKVLKSACGVGGSAKNGEIIIQGNVRDKVMELLQKKGYHCKRVGS; from the coding sequence ATGGCTAAAAAGAAAAAAAATAAAATCGGCGTAATGTATTCTACCAATTCTAATTTTGAGTACGAATACGAAAGTGAAGAAGAAACGTTAGATATTCAAGACCAATCTTTAGAGGTTTGGATAGATAAAAAAAATAGAGGTGGTAAAGTGGCTACAATAGTCAAAGGCTTTGTAGGTACTGAATCGGATTTAAAGGACTTGGGAAAAGTTTTAAAATCGGCTTGTGGCGTAGGTGGTAGTGCTAAAAATGGAGAAATCATTATTCAAGGTAATGTCCGTGATAAAGTAATGGAACTCTTGCAAAAGAAAGGCTACCATTGTAAGCGTGTTGGGAGCTAA
- a CDS encoding diacylglycerol kinase family lipid kinase: MKIRFIINPISGKANQQRLEKKIEKNLDLNKFDFDYFYTEHPKHATELAQKAASEKIDVVVAVGGDGTMHECANGLLGSQTALAVLPCGSGNGFAFHFGMHRDIDKAIQQLNISDFKIIDSCTANGLPFFNVSGVGFDAHIANLFATTKVRGFSSYVKLVLGECANYPAQDYTIEYDDKKQIHNAVIISWANATQFGNGAQISPESVTDDGLIDICILKDFKRYLVPVLLYQLFTGKIHHSKYMTIIRTKKAKISCQNGLSHLDGEGVDLGKEIIIDTHPKTLKVFIPYG, from the coding sequence ATGAAAATTAGATTTATCATCAACCCCATCTCTGGAAAAGCTAACCAACAGCGTTTAGAAAAAAAGATTGAAAAGAACCTCGATTTAAATAAGTTCGACTTCGATTATTTCTATACTGAACACCCTAAACACGCTACCGAATTGGCGCAAAAGGCTGCCTCAGAAAAAATAGATGTTGTAGTGGCTGTTGGTGGCGATGGCACCATGCACGAATGTGCCAATGGACTGTTAGGAAGTCAAACGGCTTTAGCCGTACTGCCTTGCGGCTCAGGTAATGGCTTTGCTTTTCACTTTGGTATGCACAGAGATATTGACAAAGCTATACAGCAATTGAACATTTCCGATTTCAAAATAATAGATAGCTGTACCGCTAATGGCTTGCCCTTCTTTAATGTTTCGGGTGTTGGCTTCGATGCCCATATCGCCAACCTATTCGCCACAACAAAAGTTAGAGGCTTTTCTTCTTATGTGAAATTAGTACTTGGTGAGTGTGCTAACTACCCTGCTCAAGATTACACTATTGAATATGATGATAAAAAACAAATTCATAATGCGGTTATCATCTCATGGGCAAATGCTACACAATTTGGTAATGGCGCACAAATATCTCCTGAAAGCGTAACCGATGACGGACTCATAGATATTTGCATATTGAAAGATTTCAAACGCTATCTGGTTCCCGTATTACTTTATCAATTGTTTACAGGAAAAATACATCACTCCAAATACATGACTATTATTCGCACCAAAAAAGCAAAAATATCTTGTCAAAATGGATTAAGCCACCTCGATGGAGAAGGTGTAGACCTAGGCAAAGAAATAATCATAGATACCCACCCCAAAACATTAAAAGTATTCATTCCCTATGGCTAA
- a CDS encoding sulfatase-like hydrolase/transferase translates to MSIPHLLTFLKRVLSLCLIYTTSRLAFYLYNFKGTESTNTLLAFLEGLRFDISAILYINLPLLVLLCVHFFVPQLKLFNRFINGLFYLVNIPFILLNNIDIVFYVFNLKRSTIDFFDFITTSDVKNVYLNYLIDYWQISLLSCLQIVFLLSLKNLPLQFKRQKSAFIILILTSASVVIGLRGGTQLKPIKPINAGVISSCNTPELVLNTPFTILHSYNQNSLEALRYFEEGNQSIHSNRHLFNSDGLSHENVVVIILESFSKEFVGYYNDDKGYTPFLDSLMQSGLAVHNAYANGVRSIEALPAITASIPSLMTEPFITSSYANNSYPSLANILADEGYSTSFFHGGEKGTMGFYEFSKKAGFAEYYGKEEYNNNADYDNNWGIYDEPFLTYFAQQLNKEKKPFLSVFFSLTSHPPYQLPNKYENHFPKGDLDIHESIGYSDNALRIFFKTAQQMDWFDNTLFVITADHTSPLSSNKLYKNKVGRYAVPMLFWRSDHSIQGKIENTSQHIDIFPTVMDILGYEKEFFSFGKSILKQEDWAISFLKNEYLMLTNEAYLVNKDEVYTTYKDEKFKETIPNNQELVNKLKAIKQSFNNAMITNQMRVNEN, encoded by the coding sequence ATGAGCATTCCTCATTTACTCACTTTTCTAAAAAGGGTCTTATCCTTATGCCTAATCTATACAACAAGTAGGTTAGCATTTTACCTCTATAATTTTAAAGGTACAGAAAGCACAAATACCTTATTGGCCTTTCTAGAAGGTTTACGTTTTGACATCTCTGCCATTCTATATATCAACCTACCGCTTTTGGTTTTGTTATGTGTTCACTTCTTTGTCCCCCAGCTCAAATTATTCAACCGATTCATAAACGGCTTATTTTATCTAGTCAATATCCCTTTTATATTACTCAACAATATCGATATCGTCTTTTATGTTTTTAACCTCAAAAGAAGTACTATCGACTTTTTTGACTTTATAACAACTAGCGATGTTAAAAACGTATATCTCAATTACCTTATAGACTATTGGCAAATAAGCTTGTTGTCGTGCCTACAAATTGTCTTTTTGCTATCCTTAAAAAATCTACCACTGCAATTTAAACGTCAAAAAAGTGCTTTTATCATACTTATACTGACTTCAGCTAGTGTGGTGATAGGACTAAGAGGCGGTACCCAATTGAAACCTATAAAACCCATTAATGCCGGTGTAATATCTTCTTGCAATACCCCCGAATTGGTGCTGAATACTCCCTTTACCATCTTGCATTCCTACAATCAAAATAGCCTAGAAGCACTGCGTTATTTCGAAGAAGGTAATCAATCGATTCATAGCAACAGGCATCTATTTAATTCTGATGGTTTAAGCCATGAGAATGTGGTTGTAATCATTTTGGAAAGTTTCTCCAAAGAGTTCGTTGGATACTATAACGATGACAAAGGCTATACCCCTTTTTTAGATAGCCTAATGCAATCAGGCTTGGCCGTACACAACGCCTATGCCAATGGTGTGCGCTCCATCGAGGCTTTACCCGCTATCACTGCCTCTATCCCCTCACTAATGACCGAGCCATTTATTACTTCTTCTTATGCTAATAATTCCTACCCTAGCTTGGCAAATATCTTAGCCGATGAAGGTTACAGCACCTCTTTTTTCCATGGTGGCGAGAAAGGAACAATGGGCTTTTACGAGTTTAGTAAAAAAGCCGGTTTTGCTGAATATTACGGCAAAGAAGAATACAACAACAACGCTGACTACGATAATAATTGGGGCATTTATGATGAGCCTTTTTTGACCTATTTCGCTCAACAACTGAACAAAGAGAAAAAACCTTTTTTGAGCGTCTTCTTTTCACTGACCTCTCACCCACCATACCAATTGCCAAATAAGTATGAAAATCATTTTCCTAAAGGAGATTTGGACATTCATGAGAGTATTGGCTATTCGGATAATGCACTGAGAATATTTTTCAAAACAGCTCAACAGATGGACTGGTTTGACAACACCTTATTCGTAATCACGGCAGATCATACCTCACCACTATCTAGCAATAAATTGTACAAAAATAAGGTGGGAAGATATGCCGTTCCGATGCTGTTCTGGAGAAGTGATCATTCTATTCAAGGGAAAATAGAAAATACAAGCCAACACATCGACATATTTCCCACAGTAATGGACATCTTAGGATATGAAAAAGAATTTTTTAGTTTTGGTAAATCAATTTTAAAACAAGAGGATTGGGCAATTTCATTTCTTAAAAATGAATACCTAATGCTAACAAATGAGGCCTACCTCGTAAACAAAGATGAAGTATACACCACCTACAAGGATGAGAAGTTTAAAGAAACGATTCCTAACAATCAAGAACTTGTGAATAAATTAAAAGCTATAAAACAAAGCTTCAATAACGCTATGATTACTAACCAAATGAGAGTGAATGAAAATTAG
- the bshA gene encoding N-acetyl-alpha-D-glucosaminyl L-malate synthase BshA: protein MNKTLKIGVVCYPTFGGSGIVATELGKAFAERGHEVHFITYSKPVRMDWFTKNMYYHEVSVSDYPLFEYAPYELLLSSKLVDVAINQKLDLLHVHYAIPHASAAYSAKQILKSRNIDLPFITTLHGTDITLLGKDKSYQPVIEFAINKSDAVTAVSESLKKDTYQFFDVKKEIEVIPNFIDPSLYRFAKDLELRSQFAKDDDVVITHISNFRKVKRVDDVIRIFEGVQKQMSAVLLMVGDGPELHQVKHLSKELGIDHKVFFLGKSKRIEQITSISDVFLLPSETESFGLVALEAMASGVAVVSSNVGGLPEVNIDGVTGFLKDVGDVEGMTASVLEILKDEDNLSHFKANALKHAQNFELSKIVPLYERLYHSLLH from the coding sequence ATGAATAAAACCTTAAAAATAGGTGTGGTTTGTTACCCTACATTTGGCGGTAGTGGCATTGTTGCTACCGAATTAGGCAAGGCTTTTGCTGAAAGGGGACATGAGGTGCATTTTATTACCTACAGTAAGCCTGTACGTATGGATTGGTTTACCAAAAACATGTACTACCACGAGGTATCTGTTTCTGATTATCCATTGTTTGAATACGCTCCTTACGAACTGTTGTTATCTAGTAAGTTAGTTGATGTCGCTATCAATCAAAAGTTAGACCTTTTGCATGTGCATTATGCTATTCCTCATGCTTCGGCGGCTTATTCTGCTAAGCAAATTTTAAAATCTAGAAACATAGATTTACCATTTATTACCACCTTGCATGGTACGGATATTACCTTGTTGGGTAAGGACAAATCCTATCAGCCTGTAATTGAATTTGCCATTAATAAATCCGATGCCGTAACGGCTGTTTCGGAGAGTTTGAAAAAAGATACCTATCAATTTTTTGATGTAAAAAAAGAGATTGAAGTTATTCCTAATTTCATAGACCCTAGTTTGTACCGATTTGCTAAGGATTTAGAATTAAGATCTCAATTTGCTAAGGACGATGATGTTGTGATAACTCATATTTCAAATTTTAGAAAAGTAAAAAGGGTAGACGATGTCATTCGTATTTTTGAAGGTGTACAAAAGCAAATGTCGGCCGTATTGTTGATGGTTGGCGATGGGCCAGAATTACATCAAGTCAAGCACCTATCTAAAGAATTAGGCATTGATCATAAGGTATTCTTTTTGGGTAAGTCCAAGCGTATAGAACAAATTACCAGTATTTCGGATGTGTTTTTGTTGCCTTCAGAAACGGAAAGTTTTGGATTAGTAGCTCTTGAGGCTATGGCATCTGGTGTTGCTGTAGTGTCGTCTAATGTGGGTGGTTTGCCTGAAGTAAATATAGATGGCGTTACGGGCTTTTTAAAAGACGTGGGCGATGTTGAGGGCATGACGGCAAGTGTATTAGAAATACTTAAAGATGAGGACAATCTATCGCATTTTAAGGCCAATGCTTTGAAGCATGCTCAAAATTTTGAGTTAAGTAAGATTGTCCCATTATACGAAAGGCTGTACCATTCGCTACTACATTAG